Proteins encoded by one window of Methanocella sp.:
- a CDS encoding HemK2/MTQ2 family protein methyltransferase has protein sequence MSIRIYRNKEFELLDDVYDPGEDSYLLVEAALKEIKPGDRVLEVGTGSGVVSLFIKDISPYVVATDISPIACRNARINEVQAIRADLFSGICSRFDLIIFNPPYLPTVPEERLETWLDRAFNGGLTGRKEIERFVKDIDRILSPGGRVLTVISSITGIGETEALFKEKGFRMETVATEKVPFEKLVVLKFSR, from the coding sequence ATGAGCATCCGGATATATCGAAATAAAGAGTTCGAGCTGCTGGACGACGTCTACGACCCGGGCGAGGACTCTTACCTGCTGGTCGAGGCTGCTTTAAAAGAAATTAAGCCCGGCGACCGGGTCCTCGAGGTGGGCACGGGCAGTGGGGTAGTATCTCTCTTCATTAAAGATATTTCGCCGTATGTCGTCGCCACCGATATCAGCCCGATCGCATGCCGTAATGCCCGCATCAATGAAGTTCAGGCCATCAGGGCTGATCTTTTTAGCGGCATCTGCTCCCGGTTCGACCTTATCATTTTTAACCCGCCCTACCTGCCGACCGTGCCCGAAGAAAGGCTCGAGACGTGGCTCGACCGGGCATTTAACGGAGGGCTGACCGGCCGCAAAGAGATCGAGCGTTTCGTGAAAGATATCGACCGTATCCTGTCACCTGGCGGCCGCGTCCTGACGGTCATCTCATCGATCACGGGTATCGGCGAGACTGAGGCGCTGTTCAAGGAAAAAGGCTTCCGCATGGAGACCGTGGCCACGGAGAAGGTGCCCTTTGAGAAGCTGGTCGTGCTTAAATTTTCCCGGTAA
- a CDS encoding NAD(P)H-hydrate dehydratase yields the protein MTVEEMRALEANADYFGVSYGELMENAGRKAAESIIALFKKCSVLVVCGTGNNGGDGFVTARYLENAGYRVTVILLGRVGSVKTGPALVNLEIARGMNMPVIEADTAVKIPKEAFLNCDLIVDAVLGTGFSGIPREPALTAIRCMNESPIRKVSLDIPSGLDAHTGEGEEHVDADLVITFYAPKKGLDRYKVEVADIGIPGKAFTHTGPGSLVGLKSRGDFMEKGGGGRVLIIGGGPYTGAPALAAMAAYRAGAEIVTVAAPKRAAGIIASFSPDLIVRPLSDSQIIGEEDVEQLKSLISRHHAVVIGMGLGKEPGIATAIAKILPACKKVVIDADALQAGMPLKGIITPNAHEFARISGNDMKPDDQAAQEKVREFSKEKGVVTVWKGRPAVISDGVDFKVNSTGNPAMNVGGTGDVLAGIIGAFYCRNDAYKAACAAAFVSGAAGDMAYDDKGIGLVATDVIHWLPYVIKKYRPK from the coding sequence GTGACTGTGGAGGAGATGAGGGCGCTCGAGGCGAACGCCGACTATTTTGGCGTAAGCTATGGGGAGCTGATGGAGAACGCCGGCCGCAAGGCTGCCGAGTCGATCATCGCGCTGTTTAAAAAATGCAGCGTGCTCGTCGTCTGCGGCACCGGCAACAATGGCGGCGACGGCTTCGTCACGGCCCGCTACCTGGAGAACGCCGGATACCGGGTTACAGTCATACTGTTGGGCCGGGTGGGGAGCGTGAAGACCGGGCCCGCTCTAGTCAACCTGGAGATCGCACGGGGCATGAACATGCCCGTCATCGAGGCCGATACTGCCGTGAAGATACCGAAGGAAGCCTTTCTGAACTGTGACCTCATCGTCGACGCCGTCCTCGGCACCGGATTTTCCGGCATACCCCGAGAGCCCGCCCTGACTGCGATCCGATGTATGAATGAAAGCCCAATACGAAAAGTATCTCTCGACATCCCCAGTGGCCTGGACGCGCATACGGGCGAAGGCGAGGAACACGTCGACGCCGACCTGGTGATCACTTTCTATGCGCCGAAAAAAGGGCTGGATCGCTACAAGGTCGAAGTGGCGGATATCGGCATTCCGGGGAAGGCATTCACGCATACCGGCCCCGGCAGCCTGGTCGGACTCAAGTCCCGGGGCGATTTCATGGAAAAGGGCGGCGGAGGAAGAGTCCTTATCATTGGCGGCGGGCCGTATACTGGCGCGCCCGCTTTAGCGGCGATGGCCGCGTACCGGGCCGGCGCCGAGATCGTGACCGTTGCGGCCCCGAAGCGCGCCGCGGGCATCATCGCCTCTTTCTCGCCCGACCTGATCGTCCGGCCTTTAAGCGACAGCCAGATCATCGGCGAGGAAGACGTGGAACAATTAAAATCCTTGATATCCCGCCACCATGCCGTGGTCATCGGCATGGGCCTGGGTAAGGAGCCGGGGATTGCAACGGCGATCGCGAAGATATTGCCGGCATGTAAAAAGGTCGTCATCGACGCGGACGCCCTGCAGGCGGGGATGCCTTTGAAGGGCATCATAACTCCCAACGCACATGAATTCGCCAGGATCAGCGGCAACGACATGAAGCCGGACGACCAGGCGGCGCAGGAAAAAGTCCGGGAGTTCTCGAAGGAAAAGGGCGTGGTCACGGTCTGGAAAGGCCGGCCGGCGGTCATCAGCGACGGGGTCGATTTTAAGGTCAACAGCACCGGTAACCCGGCCATGAACGTCGGCGGTACCGGGGATGTCCTCGCAGGCATCATCGGCGCCTTCTACTGCCGTAACGATGCGTATAAAGCGGCGTGCGCGGCCGCCTTTGTCAGCGGCGCGGCGGGCGATATGGCTTACGATGATAAGGGAATTGGACTTGTCGCCACGGATGTCATCCACTGGCTGCCCTATGTGATCAAAAAGTACCGGCCCAAATAA
- the moaC gene encoding cyclic pyranopterin monophosphate synthase MoaC → MRSTDFTHVEGDKVKMVDVGAKEEVARFARASGVIHLTAQTMGLIKEGNVKKGNVLATARIAAIQAAKHTWETIPLCHQIPITGIDVEFEVGETTIKAVAEVRSVGKTGVEMEALCAASNALLTIWDMVKAVEKDETGNYPETRITDIVVEKKTKAKQ, encoded by the coding sequence ATGCGTTCCACCGATTTTACCCACGTCGAGGGCGATAAGGTCAAAATGGTCGACGTGGGCGCCAAGGAGGAGGTCGCCCGATTCGCCCGGGCGAGCGGCGTCATCCATTTAACGGCACAGACGATGGGCCTTATCAAAGAGGGCAACGTAAAGAAGGGCAACGTGCTGGCGACGGCCAGGATAGCGGCCATCCAGGCGGCCAAGCATACCTGGGAGACCATTCCCCTGTGCCACCAGATACCGATCACCGGCATCGACGTCGAGTTCGAGGTCGGCGAGACGACGATAAAGGCCGTCGCCGAAGTCCGTTCCGTCGGCAAGACCGGCGTCGAGATGGAGGCACTCTGCGCCGCCAGCAACGCGCTGCTGACCATCTGGGACATGGTGAAGGCCGTCGAGAAGGACGAGACGGGCAATTATCCCGAGACGAGGATCACCGACATCGTCGTCGAGAAAAAGACCAAGGCAAAGCAATGA
- a CDS encoding RNA methyltransferase encodes MISIRVVLVEPQYEGNVGSVCRSMKNFGFSDLVLVRPCKLDNFAKAMASHAQDLLASALIVDTFKEAVEGANLLVATTGKPGTHFNSHVRYPFYNPKELREMLEDKSGAVALIFGREDYGLPNEIVEKCDVVAYIPTANEYPIMNLSHAASVFLYELSGFTGGNVALAGREMMDRLYGHYDEMLDSINYPAHKKDKTLMMLRRIYGRAMLNRREYYTMMGVLHEIGLALERAKKR; translated from the coding sequence ATGATCTCCATACGTGTCGTCCTGGTCGAGCCCCAGTACGAGGGCAACGTGGGCTCGGTGTGCAGGTCTATGAAAAATTTCGGCTTCAGTGACCTCGTGCTCGTCAGGCCCTGCAAGCTCGATAATTTTGCGAAGGCGATGGCGTCGCACGCCCAGGACCTGCTGGCTTCAGCCCTCATCGTCGATACTTTTAAGGAGGCGGTCGAGGGCGCAAATCTTCTCGTGGCCACCACGGGCAAGCCCGGCACCCACTTCAATAGCCATGTCCGGTACCCGTTCTATAACCCTAAGGAACTTCGGGAGATGCTCGAGGATAAGTCGGGCGCTGTGGCGCTGATCTTCGGCCGCGAGGATTACGGTCTTCCAAATGAGATCGTGGAGAAATGCGACGTCGTCGCTTACATCCCCACGGCGAATGAGTACCCAATCATGAATCTCTCCCACGCCGCCTCAGTCTTCCTGTACGAGCTGTCGGGCTTTACCGGCGGTAACGTCGCACTTGCGGGCCGGGAAATGATGGATAGGCTATACGGCCATTATGACGAGATGCTGGATAGCATAAACTATCCCGCCCATAAAAAAGATAAGACCCTGATGATGCTCCGGCGCATCTACGGCCGGGCGATGCTGAACCGTCGGGAGTACTACACCATGATGGGCGTGCTCCACGAGATCGGGCTTGCGCTCGAGCGGGCGAAAAAAAGATAA
- a CDS encoding metallophosphoesterase: protein MRFLAVTDFHGNYDRTVDILQKAGIVDGTLLAGDLTDFGPEENAKRLIDMLPRPILAVPGNCDPKEIVRILEREGVCLHLERITFDGVTFIGIGGSNPTPFGTPFELSEGEIRAELERLLKGAKGPLVLISHAPPKGYQDRIPNGAHVGSEAVTQFAPKFKAIICGHIHEDPGISKIGETLVVNPGVAFEGNAAIVDIDEKGNVRAEMIKG from the coding sequence ATGAGATTTTTAGCTGTCACCGATTTTCATGGCAATTATGACAGGACGGTCGATATACTACAAAAAGCGGGCATCGTCGACGGCACACTGCTTGCCGGGGACCTGACCGATTTCGGGCCCGAGGAGAACGCGAAGCGGCTCATCGACATGCTCCCCAGGCCCATCCTTGCCGTGCCCGGCAACTGCGACCCGAAGGAGATCGTGCGGATACTGGAGCGGGAGGGCGTATGCCTCCACCTTGAACGGATCACCTTCGACGGGGTCACGTTCATCGGCATCGGCGGCTCGAACCCGACGCCGTTCGGCACGCCCTTCGAGTTAAGCGAGGGGGAGATAAGGGCTGAGCTGGAGCGGCTGTTGAAAGGCGCAAAAGGCCCGCTCGTGTTAATATCGCACGCCCCGCCCAAGGGCTATCAGGATCGGATCCCCAACGGTGCCCACGTGGGAAGTGAAGCCGTAACCCAGTTCGCCCCGAAGTTCAAGGCGATCATATGCGGCCATATTCACGAGGACCCGGGCATCTCGAAGATAGGCGAGACTCTCGTGGTCAACCCGGGCGTCGCGTTCGAGGGAAATGCCGCCATCGTCGATATCGATGAAAAGGGCAATGTCAGGGCTGAGATGATCAAGGGGTAA
- a CDS encoding secondary thiamine-phosphate synthase enzyme YjbQ, which produces MAVVTRTISFQTKGRDDMIDITSGVQDMLYASGLKDGIVTVFVPGSTASITTIEYEPGLLRDFPRAMEKLAPREAHYDHDARWGDGNGHSHVRASTIGPGLVVPFQNGRLMLGTWQQIVFVDFDNRPRARNVIVQAMGE; this is translated from the coding sequence ATGGCCGTAGTCACAAGAACGATATCCTTTCAGACAAAAGGCCGGGACGACATGATAGATATCACTTCGGGCGTCCAGGACATGCTTTATGCATCCGGCCTTAAGGACGGCATCGTGACCGTGTTCGTGCCCGGCAGCACTGCCTCCATTACTACGATAGAGTACGAGCCCGGCCTGCTCAGGGACTTCCCTCGCGCAATGGAAAAGCTGGCGCCCAGGGAAGCGCACTATGACCACGACGCCCGGTGGGGCGACGGCAACGGGCACTCTCACGTCCGCGCATCGACTATAGGGCCAGGCCTCGTCGTTCCTTTTCAAAATGGCCGGCTTATGCTAGGAACATGGCAGCAGATCGTCTTCGTCGACTTCGATAACCGGCCCAGGGCCCGCAACGTCATCGTGCAGGCCATGGGCGAATAA
- a CDS encoding class II SORL domain-containing protein produces MMKVAETTPNLFEQINYPKDPNNMTDLEKKHWPRIECPDSVEANKPFEVSVNVGVGIDHPSELAHFIEWISLGRTDSNIDMSREVLQPKFSYPRVTFKVALDKSTTLIARESCNLHGIWENKKHVNVK; encoded by the coding sequence ATGATGAAAGTTGCCGAAACCACTCCTAACCTGTTCGAGCAGATCAACTACCCGAAAGACCCGAATAACATGACCGACCTGGAAAAGAAGCACTGGCCCAGGATCGAGTGCCCGGACTCGGTCGAGGCGAACAAGCCTTTTGAAGTATCCGTGAACGTCGGCGTGGGAATCGACCACCCGAGCGAGCTGGCGCACTTCATCGAATGGATCAGCCTCGGGCGGACCGACAGTAACATCGATATGAGCCGGGAGGTATTACAGCCCAAGTTTTCATACCCGAGGGTCACGTTCAAGGTTGCTCTGGACAAGAGCACCACGCTCATAGCCCGGGAGAGCTGCAACCTTCACGGGATATGGGAGAATAAGAAGCACGTCAACGTAAAATAA
- a CDS encoding carboxypeptidase-like regulatory domain-containing protein, whose protein sequence is MFRKALIIAGFLACACFAVAANAQEAQNNTALYWSPVTLEYPCASFTIEDAKDINYSIYDQLGAQSVHVSVITAQLYLNNAPYRMAGIPITFSSDNDSVAYLEPDNRTRPSDASGQAKILLIAHNRTGLVNITAESEIIYGHKLSDTCTVRVVGWGTVSGIVTDQNRNGVPDATVTLWLWNGTANTKMLAAHDNPQLSNDGRTAAIGMYTFVYVPAGSYNVTAEKDGHRYYRLLDMYEQSGTITANVAIPDYVYVSPATLTPTPVATPAASSSASTPVPVSTPALPALFALGAIGAAALMKRRL, encoded by the coding sequence ATGTTCCGGAAGGCCCTCATCATTGCCGGCTTCCTCGCCTGCGCCTGCTTCGCAGTGGCGGCGAATGCCCAGGAAGCGCAAAACAATACGGCGCTCTACTGGTCGCCCGTGACCCTTGAATATCCGTGCGCGTCATTCACTATCGAGGATGCAAAAGACATTAACTATTCCATTTATGACCAGCTCGGTGCACAGAGCGTCCACGTTTCGGTCATTACAGCACAGCTCTACCTGAACAATGCACCCTACCGCATGGCCGGCATCCCGATCACATTCTCGTCCGATAACGACAGCGTCGCCTACCTGGAGCCTGACAACCGGACCCGGCCGAGCGATGCCAGCGGACAGGCTAAAATACTTCTGATAGCTCACAACCGGACCGGCCTGGTTAACATTACTGCCGAATCCGAGATCATCTACGGGCATAAGCTGAGCGACACCTGCACGGTCCGCGTGGTGGGCTGGGGGACCGTATCGGGCATCGTTACCGACCAGAACCGGAACGGAGTACCGGACGCGACCGTGACGCTGTGGCTCTGGAATGGCACGGCGAACACGAAAATGCTGGCCGCCCACGATAACCCGCAGCTCTCGAACGATGGCCGAACCGCGGCTATCGGCATGTACACATTCGTCTACGTTCCCGCAGGCTCGTATAACGTGACGGCCGAGAAGGACGGCCATCGCTACTATCGCCTGCTAGACATGTACGAGCAATCGGGCACGATCACGGCGAACGTCGCCATACCGGACTACGTGTACGTATCTCCTGCCACTCTGACTCCGACGCCCGTCGCGACGCCTGCAGCCTCGTCATCGGCCTCCACGCCGGTGCCGGTATCGACGCCCGCGCTGCCCGCATTATTCGCTCTGGGCGCCATTGGTGCCGCGGCTTTAATGAAAAGAAGGCTTTAA
- the metG gene encoding methionine--tRNA ligase: protein MSEFPSDKPVLVTCGLPYANGAAHIGHLRTYIPADMFVRTLRMMGQNTTFVCGSDTHGTPIVVNAEEQGIAPGELVKKYHQVFEKTFKNFEIDFNHYGSTDDIENHERTRSIVKDLQNNGFVYPKKIKVAYCGHCQRGLPDRYVEGTCPYCGALARGDECDIGCQKHLEPGDILDPRCRICGGKAETREKEHFFFKLSEFGPFLTDYLNHLHATSNVNYAKEWAKDLKDWCITRNLEWGVKYPGHEDLVVYVWVDAPIGYIAFTEEYMNSIGEDWKKIWKGDSRIIHFIGGDIIYHHCIFWPAMLKGAGYTLPYGVVASGMIKVNDKKFSKSRGYIVWVEDDYLAHGFHPDLLRYYILSYTSHTKDINFSWKEFQTKVNKELVGSFGNFVNRVLTFIESKGLDVNGEMEPGVAEAIRTALNVTKAEIGNYEFKKICDSIITLADFGNTYFQGHEPWKLVKGDKAACENVLYNCVQIVKALAILSWPAMPAKAEEIWAMLGYDKASLSNVPLEDALLPYVNTQRPKPAILFSKLEDKKIDEMEKILNERVAVAEARAGGKKVEEVPQVSVEEFQKIQIRVGRVVSSERIKGSKKLLKNMIDVGEGNPRQIVSGIAEQYTPEEMVGKTVVVITNLKPAKIMGVESFGMVMAADSNGATLLTPEKPSEPGTKVR from the coding sequence ATGTCAGAGTTCCCAAGCGACAAACCGGTTTTGGTGACCTGCGGCCTGCCCTATGCGAACGGCGCCGCGCACATCGGCCACCTCAGGACGTATATACCCGCGGATATGTTCGTGAGGACTCTGAGGATGATGGGCCAGAATACGACCTTCGTCTGCGGCTCCGATACCCACGGAACTCCTATCGTCGTAAACGCCGAGGAGCAGGGCATCGCGCCCGGGGAGCTGGTGAAAAAGTATCACCAGGTCTTCGAAAAGACCTTTAAAAATTTCGAGATCGACTTTAACCATTACGGCAGCACGGACGATATCGAGAACCACGAGCGGACGCGGTCCATCGTCAAGGACCTGCAGAATAACGGCTTCGTGTATCCCAAAAAGATTAAGGTCGCCTACTGCGGCCACTGCCAGCGTGGCCTCCCCGACCGCTACGTCGAGGGCACGTGCCCGTACTGCGGCGCCCTGGCCCGGGGCGACGAGTGCGACATCGGCTGCCAGAAGCACCTGGAGCCGGGCGACATCCTGGACCCGAGGTGCAGGATCTGCGGGGGCAAGGCTGAAACAAGAGAAAAAGAGCACTTCTTCTTTAAGCTATCGGAGTTCGGGCCGTTCCTGACCGATTACCTGAACCATCTGCACGCCACCTCGAACGTCAATTATGCCAAGGAATGGGCGAAGGACCTGAAGGACTGGTGCATAACCCGTAATTTGGAGTGGGGCGTCAAGTACCCCGGCCATGAGGACCTTGTCGTTTACGTATGGGTCGACGCGCCAATCGGCTACATCGCCTTTACCGAGGAGTACATGAACTCCATCGGCGAGGACTGGAAGAAGATCTGGAAGGGCGACTCACGCATCATCCACTTCATCGGCGGCGACATCATTTACCATCACTGCATCTTCTGGCCCGCAATGCTCAAGGGCGCCGGCTACACGCTCCCGTATGGCGTCGTCGCCTCGGGCATGATCAAGGTCAACGATAAGAAGTTCTCGAAGAGCCGGGGCTACATCGTCTGGGTCGAGGACGACTACCTGGCCCACGGGTTCCACCCGGACCTGCTCCGCTATTATATCCTGAGCTACACATCGCACACCAAGGACATCAACTTCTCCTGGAAGGAGTTCCAGACGAAGGTCAACAAGGAATTAGTCGGCAGCTTCGGCAACTTCGTGAACCGGGTGCTGACGTTCATCGAGTCCAAAGGCCTGGACGTGAATGGCGAGATGGAACCTGGCGTGGCTGAAGCCATCAGGACGGCCCTGAACGTCACGAAGGCCGAGATCGGGAACTACGAGTTCAAGAAGATCTGCGACTCTATCATTACGCTGGCCGATTTTGGCAATACCTACTTCCAGGGCCACGAGCCGTGGAAGCTGGTTAAGGGGGATAAGGCGGCCTGCGAGAACGTTCTGTATAACTGTGTCCAGATCGTGAAGGCGCTGGCCATCCTGTCCTGGCCCGCGATGCCCGCGAAGGCGGAAGAGATCTGGGCCATGCTCGGGTACGATAAGGCCTCGTTATCAAATGTACCTCTTGAAGATGCCCTGCTGCCGTACGTGAACACGCAGCGCCCGAAGCCGGCTATACTGTTCTCCAAGCTGGAGGACAAAAAGATCGACGAGATGGAGAAGATCCTGAACGAGCGCGTCGCAGTCGCCGAGGCCAGGGCCGGCGGCAAGAAGGTTGAAGAAGTGCCCCAGGTCTCCGTCGAGGAGTTCCAGAAGATCCAGATCAGGGTCGGCCGGGTGGTGTCAAGCGAGCGCATTAAGGGCAGCAAGAAGCTCCTGAAGAACATGATCGACGTCGGCGAAGGCAATCCCAGGCAGATCGTGTCCGGCATTGCGGAGCAGTACACGCCCGAGGAGATGGTCGGCAAGACCGTCGTCGTCATCACGAACCTGAAGCCTGCGAAGATAATGGGCGTGGAGTCCTTCGGCATGGTCATGGCCGCGGATTCGAATGGGGCGACTTTGCTGACGCCTGAAAAGCCGTCGGAGCCAGGTACGAAAGTACGCTAG